One stretch of Pedobacter riviphilus DNA includes these proteins:
- a CDS encoding SusC/RagA family TonB-linked outer membrane protein: MKKLLQSLFIMLFFAVNAMAQERTITGTVTSADDKLPIPGVSVKIQGAAGGTSTDSNGKFSIKVSADAKALEFSSIGFASQTKPIGSSNVINVILTTDSKALGEVVVTALGVNKATKTLGYSQSTLKSAEVNASAPASLFGGLQGKVAGVNISNTSGAPGGSTKVILRGFSSITGSNQPLYVIDGVPLDNSTAGSDNNYDFGNNANDIDPNNIESISILKGSAATALYGSRGSNGVLIVTTKKGAAGKLKVDLSTSTTLTNVASIYKPQDQFGQGWDGTYIPSENGNWGPKYDGQLRTWGAVVDNSQLLKPYSFIKNNVRDALTTGIELNNNIALSGGNENSTAYFSYGNIYSNGYLPSDNDSYKRNNFTLKGSTKYGNFSADASLNYVGKTTKFINQGGANSGIGSSFYEDILQIPGDIPIKDLQDYKNKFFNVDNYFTPYAENPYYSIYENGSRYKSDRVYGNINLNYKATNWLSFQFQQGADVDNAISKIWHNKNAPSVGSYNAGGNIEGSSRAADVGDVIEGSVKTFEYDTKLNALFNKELNSHFDLDGLIGVNYNDRGSRILSTGIEDLAIPGFYQINNSANKPTSTSAESHRRLFGAYASATLGYNKYLYLTLTGRNDWSSTLPQDNNNYFYPASSLAFIASQAIDLSKTPISFLKFRASYGETGSDTDPYRVFNTATSTSSPLGFGTLTFPIFGVAGYSISNQLNSNNFKPERVKEVELGAEVRFLKDRIGIDATYYNKLRKDQIIPLPIDPATGYSSYIVNFGSVRNKGVEIAVNIKPIKTTDIDWNLNYTFTKENSKVTELPIGLDKVVLNSAYDAQFVARVGQPLGIIEAPTRTYSPTGQVIVDSNGYPVYSSENVSFGSTVPDFVMGLNNQFRYKDFSLSFTLDWHKGGVFYSGTADLLNFVGADEKTTYNDRRPFIVPNSVQKLANGTYVENTTPITEANTDDFYYHTSNKADAYANRILDRSFLKLREATLSYSLPKSVVGKIGAQKASISVFGRNLLTWLAKTNKTIDPEVSNYGNDLGSEFGEFRTAPPVRFFGASLKVSF, encoded by the coding sequence ATGAAAAAACTTCTACAGAGTTTGTTCATCATGCTGTTTTTTGCGGTAAACGCAATGGCACAGGAGCGAACAATCACAGGAACAGTTACGTCTGCAGATGACAAACTGCCGATTCCTGGAGTAAGCGTAAAAATTCAGGGAGCCGCAGGGGGTACCTCCACCGATTCAAATGGAAAATTCTCCATTAAAGTTTCCGCTGATGCCAAAGCACTTGAATTTTCATCAATTGGTTTTGCAAGTCAGACCAAGCCCATCGGGAGCTCAAATGTAATCAACGTGATTTTAACTACCGATTCTAAAGCCTTGGGTGAGGTAGTTGTTACCGCATTGGGTGTTAACAAGGCTACTAAAACTTTGGGCTACTCCCAAAGCACGTTAAAATCGGCCGAGGTGAACGCTTCAGCACCGGCCAGTTTATTTGGTGGTTTGCAGGGTAAAGTGGCCGGGGTAAACATCTCCAATACTTCTGGCGCACCAGGTGGATCGACAAAAGTTATTTTAAGGGGATTTTCTTCAATAACGGGCAGTAATCAGCCTTTATATGTTATAGATGGTGTGCCCTTGGATAACTCAACCGCAGGTTCTGATAATAACTACGACTTTGGTAATAATGCCAACGATATTGACCCGAATAACATCGAGAGCATCAGTATCTTAAAAGGATCGGCTGCAACAGCCTTATATGGTTCGAGAGGATCAAACGGTGTTTTAATCGTGACCACCAAAAAAGGAGCCGCCGGTAAATTAAAAGTTGATCTTTCTACGTCAACTACTTTAACCAATGTTGCTTCTATTTACAAACCTCAAGATCAGTTTGGTCAAGGTTGGGATGGCACTTATATTCCTTCTGAAAATGGTAACTGGGGACCAAAATACGATGGTCAATTAAGAACTTGGGGTGCAGTGGTTGATAATTCTCAGTTGTTAAAACCTTATTCGTTTATTAAGAACAATGTAAGGGATGCCTTAACAACTGGTATTGAGTTAAACAACAACATTGCTTTAAGCGGTGGTAACGAAAATAGCACAGCTTATTTTTCTTACGGTAACATTTACAGTAATGGTTACTTGCCTTCTGATAACGATTCTTACAAAAGAAATAACTTTACTTTAAAAGGATCGACCAAATATGGTAACTTTTCTGCTGACGCCTCTTTAAACTACGTAGGTAAAACGACTAAGTTTATCAATCAGGGTGGTGCCAATTCAGGTATTGGTTCTTCGTTTTACGAAGATATTCTTCAGATCCCCGGAGATATTCCGATTAAAGACCTTCAGGATTACAAAAATAAGTTCTTTAATGTAGATAATTATTTTACACCTTATGCCGAAAACCCTTACTACTCTATTTACGAAAACGGAAGTAGATATAAGAGCGACCGTGTTTACGGAAACATTAATTTAAATTATAAAGCAACGAACTGGTTAAGTTTTCAGTTCCAGCAAGGTGCGGATGTTGATAATGCCATTAGTAAAATCTGGCACAATAAAAATGCACCAAGTGTAGGCAGTTATAATGCAGGCGGAAACATCGAAGGGTCTTCAAGGGCAGCTGATGTTGGTGATGTAATCGAGGGGTCTGTAAAAACTTTTGAGTATGACACAAAGTTAAATGCATTATTTAATAAAGAGTTAAACAGTCATTTCGATTTAGACGGTTTAATAGGTGTAAACTATAACGACCGTGGTTCAAGAATACTAAGTACCGGCATTGAAGATCTAGCAATACCAGGCTTTTATCAGATCAATAACTCTGCAAATAAACCAACATCAACAAGTGCAGAATCTCACCGCCGTTTATTTGGTGCTTATGCTTCTGCAACGCTTGGTTACAACAAATATTTATATTTAACTTTAACAGGAAGAAACGATTGGTCATCAACTCTTCCGCAGGATAATAATAACTATTTCTACCCTGCTTCCAGTTTAGCTTTCATTGCTTCTCAGGCCATAGATTTATCTAAAACACCAATCAGCTTTTTAAAATTTAGAGCAAGTTATGGTGAAACAGGTAGTGATACCGATCCGTATCGTGTATTTAACACAGCAACCAGTACATCATCTCCATTAGGTTTTGGAACATTAACATTTCCTATTTTTGGTGTGGCGGGTTATTCAATCTCCAACCAGTTGAATAGTAATAACTTTAAGCCAGAGCGTGTTAAAGAGGTAGAACTAGGTGCTGAGGTTAGATTCTTAAAAGATCGTATTGGAATCGATGCAACTTATTACAACAAATTAAGAAAAGATCAGATTATTCCATTGCCTATTGATCCGGCGACAGGTTATTCTTCTTATATCGTCAACTTTGGTTCGGTTCGCAACAAAGGTGTAGAAATTGCAGTAAATATTAAGCCAATTAAAACAACAGATATCGACTGGAACTTAAACTATACGTTTACAAAAGAGAACAGTAAAGTAACCGAATTACCGATCGGATTAGATAAGGTTGTTTTAAATTCGGCTTATGATGCACAATTTGTAGCTCGTGTTGGCCAACCATTAGGTATTATAGAAGCGCCTACCCGTACTTACAGCCCAACAGGTCAGGTTATTGTTGATTCAAATGGATATCCGGTATATTCTTCTGAAAACGTAAGTTTTGGATCTACTGTGCCAGATTTTGTAATGGGATTAAATAATCAGTTCCGTTATAAAGATTTTTCACTTTCATTTACGTTAGATTGGCATAAAGGTGGTGTGTTTTATTCAGGAACAGCCGATTTATTAAACTTTGTGGGTGCAGATGAAAAGACGACTTATAACGATCGCCGTCCATTTATTGTACCTAATTCTGTTCAAAAATTAGCTAACGGTACATATGTAGAAAACACTACTCCTATTACCGAAGCCAATACTGATGATTTTTACTACCATACATCAAATAAGGCTGATGCTTATGCCAACCGTATTTTAGACCGATCTTTCCTAAAATTAAGAGAGGCAACGTTAAGCTACAGCCTTCCAAAATCTGTTGTTGGCAAGATAGGTGCCCAAAAAGCAAGTATTTCTGTTTTTGGAAGAAATTTATTAACCTGGTTGGCTAAAACGAACAAGACGATCGATCCAGAGGTTTCTAATTATGGAAATGATTTGGGAAGTGAGTTTGGGGAGTTTAGAACGGCACCTCCGGTGAGGTTTTTTGGTGCATCATTAAAAGTTTCATTTTAA
- a CDS encoding SusD/RagB family nutrient-binding outer membrane lipoprotein — protein sequence MKKSIIFFAMLVSFTACKKNITSLNIDTKKPSEVPAATLFSFATKSYSDVVTSASVNTNVFRFTTSQWAMVTYQDEAQYDFGTRNIPQAWWTTMYREVLQNLTQSSTIIKANTTLNAGIKSNQLAIIDIMQVLAFSTLVNTFGNVPYSQALDQQNLFPKYDDAKTISLDLLKRLNTDIAQLNTGSAGFSATEDLVFQGNVSKWIKFGNSLRMQQALILADADNAIAKTAVEASDAGAISADVDNAIFKYLAGAPNQNPLFVNIVTGGRGDYVAAKDLVDKLLALSDPRLPQYFGTNANGAYVGGIVGQVNTISAVSKPGAKVYAADAPTLLMDYVETEFNRAEAAERGYTVSGNAETHYNNAIKASILYWGGTVTEASTYLANPLVSYTTAPGTWREKIGVQKWIALYNRPFNCWTELRRLDFPKITAPVGAKSGFPNRLSYPSNEQQLNGSNYTQASGAIGGDVVTTKLFWDKF from the coding sequence ATGAAAAAATCAATCATATTTTTTGCAATGCTTGTTTCTTTTACAGCTTGTAAAAAGAATATTACGTCACTTAATATTGATACCAAAAAGCCATCAGAGGTTCCTGCTGCGACTTTGTTTTCATTCGCAACCAAATCTTACAGCGATGTTGTTACGAGTGCTAGTGTTAACACCAATGTTTTCAGATTCACTACAAGTCAATGGGCAATGGTAACGTATCAGGATGAAGCCCAGTACGACTTCGGTACTAGAAATATTCCTCAAGCATGGTGGACTACGATGTATAGAGAAGTACTCCAAAATTTAACCCAATCATCAACCATTATAAAGGCCAATACTACGTTAAACGCTGGTATAAAATCGAATCAACTGGCAATTATTGATATCATGCAAGTGCTGGCCTTTAGTACACTGGTTAATACTTTTGGCAACGTTCCTTATAGCCAGGCGCTAGATCAACAAAATCTTTTTCCGAAATATGATGATGCGAAGACGATTTCGTTAGATCTATTGAAAAGGCTAAATACCGACATTGCCCAACTCAATACGGGAAGTGCAGGGTTTTCTGCAACTGAAGATCTTGTTTTTCAGGGGAATGTTTCAAAATGGATAAAATTTGGTAACTCTTTGCGGATGCAACAAGCTTTAATTTTAGCAGATGCAGACAATGCAATTGCTAAAACTGCTGTCGAAGCATCAGATGCAGGTGCAATTTCTGCCGATGTGGATAATGCAATTTTTAAATATCTGGCAGGTGCACCAAATCAAAACCCACTTTTTGTTAATATTGTAACCGGTGGGCGTGGTGATTACGTGGCCGCAAAAGATTTGGTAGACAAATTGTTAGCGCTGTCAGATCCTCGTTTGCCACAGTATTTTGGTACCAATGCAAACGGTGCCTATGTTGGTGGTATAGTTGGGCAGGTGAATACGATATCTGCTGTTTCTAAACCTGGTGCTAAAGTTTATGCTGCTGATGCGCCAACCTTACTGATGGATTATGTAGAAACTGAATTTAATAGAGCAGAAGCCGCGGAAAGAGGATATACTGTTAGCGGTAATGCAGAAACGCATTACAATAATGCGATTAAGGCATCGATTTTATATTGGGGAGGTACTGTTACAGAAGCATCCACTTATCTTGCAAATCCACTGGTTTCCTATACAACGGCACCTGGTACCTGGAGAGAAAAAATAGGTGTCCAAAAATGGATCGCTCTTTATAATAGGCCTTTTAATTGTTGGACAGAATTAAGAAGGTTAGATTTTCCAAAAATTACTGCACCGGTCGGCGCTAAATCCGGTTTTCCTAACAGACTTAGCTACCCAAGCAATGAACAGCAATTAAATGGTAGCAATTACACCCAAGCTTCTGGTGCAATTGGTGGAGATGTTGTAACCACAAAATTGTTCTGGGATAAGTTTTAG
- a CDS encoding SusC/RagA family TonB-linked outer membrane protein — MKVSPDAKIIVFSSIGFATQSKPIGSSDVINAVLSSDAKALDEVVVTALGQVRKKNTLSYAAQQVKGEELTQTRSSNAASALSGKVSGLQIIQGNAIGGSTNVVIRGNKSLIGNNQALFVVDGVPVDNSNNNSTNQQGGRGGYDYGNAAADINPDDIESVNVLKGAAASALYGSRGANGVIMITTKSRKSKGMGITINSGLTVGTIDKSTFPKYQTEYGAGYSSGYESGDGFLLIDVQGNGVKERVVPTSEDASYGAKFDPNLLVYQWDAFDPYSPNYKKKTPWVAAANNPSTFYETAISNNNNIIFDGASDKGAIKLGYTRSDDRGTLPNSKIIKNILNFGSTYQITDRLTASALANYSKVEGLGRYGSGYSGLNVNQNFRQWYQTNVDMMAQKDAYFRNKQNVTWNWSDPSSPEGLVAKYTDNYYWTRYQNYENDTRSRIFGNASLNYKATDWLNILGRVSLDTYNEFQEERVAVGSKGAASYARTDRSFNETNFDLIANFDKNVTKNLNLKALLGGNIRKSLLNSVFSTTNGGLIVPGLYSISNSVGAVAAPIERYEPREVDGFFGGATLTYNEFLTLEGTFRRDKSSTLPEGGNAYNYYSVAGSWLFSKQLKDKVDWISSGKLRVNYATVGNDAPWGSTKNVYTSQNLFGSSILFAYPFTTNNPSLKPEKTESSEIGLEMAFLDNRIGFDASYYLTKTKNQVIPVAVSAATGFTNTYVNAGVIRNNGVEVSLYGSPIKTQNFSWNINVNWTKNDSKVLELYNDSRNLQLASFQAGISVNATLGQPYGTIQGKDYVYNANGQKVIGADGYYKITSSTTNVIGNINPKWIGGIYNSFKYKNVSLGFLIDIRSGGNVWSLDQFYATYTGILPNTVGLNDLGNPVRNPVTDSGNSGGVILDGVTENGQVNTKRVVIDANSPTLPQSAFSYDASYVKLREATLTYSFPKAMISKWGPVKGIDLSVFGRNLWIIHKNLPYSDPEENLSSGNAQGIQSGAYPTTRTIGINAKLSF; from the coding sequence ATTAAAGTCTCACCGGACGCTAAAATTATTGTATTTTCTTCAATCGGGTTTGCCACTCAATCCAAACCGATTGGAAGTTCAGATGTAATCAATGCTGTCTTATCTTCAGATGCTAAGGCTTTGGATGAAGTTGTGGTAACCGCTTTGGGCCAGGTTAGGAAGAAAAATACATTATCTTATGCGGCGCAGCAGGTAAAAGGCGAAGAACTTACACAAACACGGTCATCAAACGCCGCGTCTGCTCTATCAGGTAAAGTATCTGGTTTGCAGATTATTCAAGGCAATGCAATTGGTGGGTCAACTAATGTCGTAATCAGAGGAAATAAGTCTTTAATAGGGAATAATCAGGCGTTATTTGTAGTTGATGGTGTTCCGGTCGACAATTCAAACAATAACTCTACTAACCAGCAAGGAGGGAGGGGTGGTTATGATTATGGAAATGCGGCAGCAGATATCAATCCTGACGATATAGAATCGGTTAACGTGCTTAAAGGAGCTGCAGCGAGTGCGCTTTATGGCTCCAGAGGAGCGAATGGTGTAATTATGATTACTACAAAAAGCAGGAAGAGTAAAGGTATGGGGATTACAATTAATAGTGGCTTAACCGTCGGAACAATTGACAAATCAACTTTCCCGAAGTATCAAACTGAGTATGGTGCCGGGTATTCAAGTGGATACGAAAGCGGAGATGGCTTCTTATTGATTGATGTTCAGGGTAATGGTGTTAAGGAGAGGGTTGTTCCAACTTCTGAAGATGCATCTTACGGGGCTAAATTTGATCCAAACCTACTGGTGTATCAATGGGATGCCTTTGATCCATACTCTCCTAATTATAAGAAAAAAACACCATGGGTGGCTGCCGCAAATAATCCATCAACATTTTATGAAACAGCAATTTCTAATAACAATAATATAATATTTGATGGCGCATCCGATAAAGGGGCAATCAAACTTGGCTATACCAGAAGTGATGACCGCGGAACGTTACCCAATAGTAAAATCATTAAAAATATATTGAATTTTGGCTCTACGTACCAAATTACCGATCGGTTAACCGCATCGGCACTTGCGAATTACTCAAAAGTTGAGGGTTTGGGCAGATATGGGTCAGGATATAGTGGCTTAAATGTGAACCAAAATTTTAGGCAATGGTATCAAACCAATGTTGATATGATGGCTCAAAAGGATGCTTACTTTAGAAATAAGCAAAATGTTACATGGAATTGGTCTGACCCTTCTTCACCTGAAGGCCTTGTGGCTAAATATACTGATAATTATTATTGGACAAGGTACCAGAATTATGAAAATGATACAAGGAGCAGGATTTTTGGGAATGCGTCTTTAAATTATAAGGCAACTGATTGGCTAAATATTCTCGGACGTGTTTCTTTAGATACTTACAATGAATTTCAGGAAGAAAGGGTTGCTGTAGGAAGTAAGGGAGCAGCTTCTTATGCCCGCACGGACAGGTCGTTCAACGAAACAAATTTTGACCTTATCGCAAACTTTGATAAAAATGTAACGAAGAACCTTAATTTGAAAGCATTGCTTGGGGGTAATATCAGAAAGAGTTTGTTGAATAGCGTTTTTTCCACAACAAATGGTGGCCTCATTGTGCCTGGGCTTTATAGTATTTCTAATTCTGTTGGTGCCGTAGCAGCCCCTATAGAAAGATATGAGCCTAGAGAAGTTGACGGATTTTTTGGTGGAGCTACCCTGACCTATAATGAATTTTTAACCTTAGAGGGTACTTTTAGAAGAGATAAATCTTCTACACTTCCGGAAGGCGGAAATGCATATAACTATTATTCGGTTGCTGGCAGTTGGTTGTTCTCTAAGCAGCTAAAGGATAAAGTTGACTGGATATCATCTGGAAAACTACGTGTCAACTATGCTACAGTTGGAAACGATGCACCTTGGGGAAGTACCAAAAATGTTTATACCTCTCAAAATCTATTTGGATCAAGCATTTTATTTGCATATCCTTTTACTACAAATAATCCTTCATTGAAACCCGAAAAGACTGAAAGCAGTGAGATTGGTTTAGAGATGGCATTTTTGGATAACCGCATTGGTTTTGATGCTTCATATTACCTAACAAAAACAAAAAATCAAGTTATACCAGTTGCGGTTTCTGCTGCAACAGGATTTACCAATACCTATGTTAATGCTGGCGTGATAAGAAATAATGGTGTCGAGGTTTCATTGTATGGTTCGCCGATTAAAACACAAAATTTTTCTTGGAACATTAATGTCAATTGGACAAAAAATGACAGTAAGGTTTTGGAATTGTATAATGATAGTAGAAATTTGCAATTAGCTAGCTTTCAGGCTGGTATAAGTGTTAATGCTACTTTAGGCCAGCCGTATGGTACCATTCAGGGCAAAGATTATGTCTATAACGCAAACGGACAAAAAGTTATTGGTGCAGATGGATATTATAAAATAACATCAAGTACAACTAATGTTATCGGCAATATTAACCCAAAATGGATTGGCGGTATTTATAATAGCTTTAAGTATAAAAACGTATCCTTAGGATTCTTAATTGACATCCGTTCTGGGGGCAATGTTTGGTCATTAGACCAATTTTATGCTACCTATACCGGTATTTTACCAAATACCGTTGGTTTAAACGATCTGGGTAATCCGGTAAGGAATCCGGTAACCGATAGTGGAAATAGCGGAGGCGTTATTTTAGATGGTGTAACAGAAAACGGTCAGGTTAATACTAAACGTGTAGTGATAGACGCCAATTCTCCTACCCTTCCGCAGTCTGCATTTTCATACGATGCCAGTTATGTAAAATTAAGAGAAGCTACATTAACGTACTCTTTTCCGAAAGCCATGATTTCAAAATGGGGCCCTGTTAAAGGGATTGATCTTTCTGTTTTTGGAAGAAATTTATGGATTATACATAAAAATCTCCCTTATTCAGATCCGGAAGAGAATTTGTCTTCTGGAAATGCGCAAGGGATACAAAGTGGTGCATATCCGACAACCAGGACAATAGGGATTAATGCAAAGCTATCATTCTAA
- a CDS encoding carboxypeptidase-like regulatory domain-containing protein encodes MKKLLPSLFICMFFALAALAQDRTINGTVTSSEDKLPIPGVSVKIQGATGAPQLMLTESSPLKSHRTLKLLYFLQSGLPLNPNRLEVQM; translated from the coding sequence ATGAAAAAACTTCTACCGAGTTTGTTCATCTGTATGTTTTTTGCACTAGCGGCATTGGCACAGGATCGAACAATCAATGGAACAGTTACGTCTTCAGAAGACAAACTGCCAATCCCTGGAGTAAGCGTAAAAATTCAGGGAGCCACAGGGGCACCTCAACTAATGCTGACGGAAAGTTCTCCATTAAAGTCTCACCGGACGCTAAAATTATTGTATTTTCTTCAATCGGGTTTGCCACTCAATCCAAACCGATTGGAAGTTCAGATGTAA
- a CDS encoding M14 family metallopeptidase gives MRYVLFCIALFINLSVYGQIKSPDDFLGYELGAHFTPHHKVVDYFRQTAAAAPKNVKLIEYGKTNEGRPLMAAVVSSAENITRLEQIRNNNLVLATGTNNNSVDLTNQPAILWLSYNVHGNEANSTETSMKMLYTLVSGNNKPATDWLKNTVVVIDPCLNPDGRDRYVNYFNSVVGKTPNSDPLSREHIEPWPGGRPNHYYFDLNRDWAWQTQIESQQRLALYNQWMPQVHVDFHEQSYNEPYYFAPAAEPVHQDITPWQKSFQVVVGKNNAKYFDAEGWQYFTKERFDLLYPSYGDTYPLYNGSIGMTYEQGGIRAGLSVVTNDGDTLTLKDRIAHHFTTGMSTLEVTSLNHNKLLEEYKKYFQQELANSPGVYKSYIIKATNLSRLKRLAELLTKNKIEFAFGSDKTGRGYDYDTQKEENFSIARNDLIVNIQQPRAVLANVLLEPQTLVTDSNTYDITAWALPYVYGLKAYASKESIKGKYSAIEEPKIINNEVEKPLAWLFSWGTSEDVQVLTALQKENIKVRQADQPFAVNGKDYPAGTLIVLRAENERLVRGIKDKLASITKTLNRPVQAVSSGFVEKGKDFGSNVYPLLKQPKIAIVSGMEVSSLAFGEAWFFLEHDLNLSPIIINAKDLNSLDINKVNTLVLPDGSYSPFIGDGLTAWLNKGGRLILMEDAIESVFEKKGFDIKKKEAVVKKDEKPEANKLLFKDKDRDDFETTIPGAIYRINLDASHPFSYGLGKTYYSLKTDRKVYEPFVKGWNVGLINEKSLMAGVVGKKAREDLKTGLLIGVQDFGRGQVVYLANDPLFRNFWEGGKTLFGNILFCRY, from the coding sequence ATGAGATACGTTCTGTTTTGCATTGCATTATTCATTAATCTAAGTGTTTATGGCCAAATAAAAAGTCCCGATGATTTTTTGGGATATGAGTTAGGCGCACACTTCACTCCTCACCATAAAGTAGTCGATTATTTTAGGCAAACAGCTGCAGCAGCTCCAAAGAATGTCAAATTGATAGAATATGGTAAAACCAATGAGGGCAGGCCGCTGATGGCGGCAGTTGTTTCTTCTGCAGAAAATATAACTAGACTGGAACAGATTAGGAATAACAATTTAGTTTTGGCAACGGGCACGAATAATAATAGTGTCGATTTAACAAATCAGCCCGCTATACTTTGGTTAAGTTATAATGTACATGGTAATGAGGCAAATTCTACTGAAACTTCCATGAAGATGCTTTATACCTTAGTTTCGGGCAATAATAAACCTGCAACAGATTGGTTAAAAAATACAGTGGTGGTGATTGACCCTTGTTTAAACCCCGATGGAAGAGACCGTTATGTGAATTACTTTAATAGTGTGGTGGGAAAAACACCCAATTCTGATCCCTTGTCAAGAGAACACATCGAGCCATGGCCGGGCGGTAGACCAAATCATTATTATTTCGACTTAAACCGAGATTGGGCCTGGCAAACCCAAATTGAAAGTCAGCAAAGGTTAGCGCTATACAACCAATGGATGCCTCAGGTGCATGTCGATTTTCATGAGCAAAGTTATAATGAGCCTTACTATTTCGCACCGGCGGCAGAGCCGGTTCACCAAGATATTACACCTTGGCAAAAAAGCTTCCAGGTGGTGGTAGGTAAGAATAATGCCAAATATTTTGATGCAGAAGGCTGGCAGTACTTCACCAAAGAGCGTTTCGATTTGCTATACCCCTCCTATGGCGATACTTATCCTTTATATAATGGATCAATCGGCATGACCTATGAACAGGGCGGAATCAGGGCTGGATTATCTGTGGTAACCAATGACGGTGATACGCTAACCCTAAAAGACCGTATAGCACACCACTTTACAACGGGGATGTCGACCCTTGAAGTAACCTCTTTAAACCATAATAAATTATTAGAGGAATATAAAAAATATTTCCAGCAGGAATTAGCCAATAGTCCGGGCGTTTATAAAAGTTATATCATAAAAGCGACTAATTTATCCCGCTTAAAAAGATTGGCAGAACTGCTAACTAAAAATAAAATCGAATTTGCCTTTGGTAGTGATAAAACCGGAAGGGGGTACGATTATGATACCCAAAAGGAAGAAAATTTTAGCATCGCCCGTAACGATTTAATTGTTAATATTCAGCAGCCAAGAGCAGTTTTGGCCAATGTTTTATTAGAGCCCCAAACCCTTGTAACCGATTCTAACACTTATGATATTACCGCCTGGGCCCTTCCCTATGTGTACGGATTAAAGGCTTATGCCAGTAAAGAAAGTATAAAAGGGAAGTATTCAGCGATTGAAGAACCAAAAATAATCAATAACGAGGTGGAGAAACCCTTAGCCTGGTTGTTTAGCTGGGGAACAAGCGAAGATGTTCAGGTTTTAACTGCGTTGCAAAAAGAAAATATAAAAGTTAGACAGGCCGATCAGCCATTTGCTGTAAACGGTAAAGATTATCCTGCCGGAACCCTAATTGTGTTGAGGGCGGAAAACGAAAGACTGGTAAGAGGGATAAAAGATAAGCTTGCATCGATTACCAAAACCTTGAACAGGCCAGTCCAGGCCGTTAGCAGTGGTTTTGTAGAAAAAGGGAAAGATTTTGGTTCTAATGTTTATCCATTGTTAAAACAGCCCAAAATTGCCATTGTATCTGGCATGGAGGTTTCTTCTCTCGCTTTTGGCGAAGCTTGGTTTTTTCTTGAGCACGATTTAAATCTTTCGCCAATCATTATTAATGCTAAAGATCTGAATAGCCTGGATATTAATAAAGTAAACACCTTGGTTTTGCCAGATGGAAGTTATAGCCCTTTTATAGGTGATGGTTTAACGGCCTGGTTAAATAAAGGAGGAAGATTGATTTTGATGGAAGATGCAATCGAAAGTGTATTCGAGAAAAAAGGATTTGATATTAAAAAGAAGGAAGCGGTTGTAAAAAAGGACGAAAAGCCTGAAGCGAACAAACTTCTTTTCAAGGATAAGGACAGAGACGATTTCGAAACGACCATACCAGGTGCAATTTATCGGATCAACCTCGATGCTAGTCACCCGTTTTCTTACGGCTTGGGTAAAACCTACTACAGTTTAAAAACAGACCGCAAGGTTTATGAGCCTTTTGTTAAAGGCTGGAACGTGGGTTTAATTAACGAAAAAAGCTTAATGGCTGGTGTAGTTGGCAAAAAAGCAAGAGAAGACCTTAAAACCGGACTCCTTATTGGTGTACAAGATTTCGGGCGAGGCCAAGTAGTTTATTTGGCTAACGACCCGCTTTTCAGGAATTTTTGGGAAGGTGGTAAGACTCTTTTCGGGAATATCTTATTTTGTCGTTATTAG